From the Manis pentadactyla isolate mManPen7 chromosome 15, mManPen7.hap1, whole genome shotgun sequence genome, the window CCTGGGCTGGTAACTCCGCCCTGCACTTGCCCAGGCCTGAAGGCCATGGCTGGGCTCCCTGAAGGGTGCTCTTGGGGAAGTGGGGAGCCTTGTGGGGCACTCCCTCCCCAAAGCCCCCTCCCCAAGGCCTGCTTCCCGGAGCTGGGGTCCAGGCGCCTGGGTTCTTCCCCAGGGCTGATGATTCACCTGTGCTGGGGCCTGGGCCTTTTCACTTCTCATTTGGGGCTAAAAATACAAGGACCCAGGCATCCAGCTGAGCCAGGCTTTACTATAGATTGCACAATGCCTCTGGTTTGAGTGCTGCTGACGCAGGCCCTGGGTTTGGGTGGGGGTGTGAGCTGCTCCCAGACCAGGCATGTTGAGGTCAGGGCCTAGACCCCATCCACTTCCTCTTTCCTGGGCCAAGGACCCTGGGGGCTGAGCTGACATGGGAGGTGTTGGGGATCCCTGGGCTTGGCTGTGGTCCCTGGAAATACAGCTCCTTCCTTTAGTTCCAAGTTACCCAGGGGTTCTGGTTCCTAGAATCTGGCCCCCTTTATAGATAAATTTCCAGTTAGGAGTTGGGGGCAGAAGACACCAAAGGAGGACTAGGAGAGAGTGTCAGAGACAGGGAGAcacaagacagacagacagagagagacagggacaaAAAGAGACCAAGGGAGAGACGAAAGATGCATGCAGTAGAGACATGTACGGCAACAGCTAGAAAGAGGAACAGACACCACTCCCAACATGGCCACCAGCAAGGAAGGACTGAAGTAGAGGGGCGCAGTCAGCGCTCCACACCCAGGCCACATGCGGGGAGAGCCCCTGGAAGAAGTCATCAACAGGCACAGTCCAAAGGCTACcctgctggggaggagggcaggtagCCTGCCCAGCCCAGGCCACACCCTGTGCTCCCTGCTGGCCTCTGCTGCCCCCTGCTGGCTCCAGCTGCAGTGCTCAGGCAGGAAGAAAAGTCAGAGACAATGCGGCTTTGAGACTTTTCATTCCCTCCCAGTCCTCTCTGTCCACAGCCTGCAGGTCCCAGCGCTGCCAGCTCAGGCTCACAGGGTACCTCCGGGGCCGGTAGGCGGTGCAGGCGTCTTGCCTGTGACCTTGTTCGCACAGTCTAGCAGGGCAGTGTGAATGTCCTTGGCACAGGCTATCTGGGCTTTGATGACGGCCAGGTACTGCGGGTAGGGCAGGCTGTCAGGCTGCACGGCGTCCGGCTTGGTGGCCGTGGGCACCAGCGTTGGAGAGTGCTTGGCACTGTCACAGCTCTGTGACAGACACTCGTGTGCCAGGCGCTGTGGACAGGCAGGCAAGGTGCAGCATCAGTCTCACTCTGGGCACTCCCAACCCCACCCCAGGGCCAGCCTGGAGTAGCTTGCTTGGCCTCTGGACTCTCAAGGGTATTGGGGTCAGAGCCTGGCCCTGCCAGTCACTTGCCAGGTGACCTTGCATGAGCtgctcctctctgagcctgtttcctccttTGGAAAATGGGTTTAATAACTACCTCTGTTATCTCATAAGGTGAGAACAGTGTGGGAGACACGGCACAGGTCCAGCACATCACTTAAGTGCTAACTAATGAATGTGACCTACTATTGTGACCGTCCTAACCCCATGCTTGGCTGTGGCAGTAGCTTCTCTGGCACCTGCTCCTGGTTTTCCTCCTATTTTTTTTTGGATGCTCCTTCTAGATACTTCTTGCTCTACCCATGCCTTAAATGTGCCAATTCCCAGGTCCAGACTCTGCCTCTCATTCTCATGCCCCATCAGGCTCTCACCCACACACACCACTCAGTTTCCACCTGTGCACTGTGACACCACATCTGTGTCCCCTGCCACCCTTGAAATTCCAGAGCTCTCAAACCTTCCCCACTGAACTGCTCTTCTTCCTGCATCCCTGTCTCAGGGATGGCCCTTCCGTTCCCAGTAGAGTCCTGAGCTTCATCCTGGAGATTCCCCCTCAGACAGCCCGAGGGCCTGTACACAGAAAGCCTTCTGAGTATTTCTTCCATCTGCCATTCTCCACTTCCTCAGGACCCTGCCCTGGTCGAGCCTAGCCCACTGAATCCTGCCATGGCTGCCTCCATGGGCTTCCAGCCCCCAGTCTCAACCCCTCTGACCTATCTATCCCTCAGTAGCCAGAGGCCTATTTCTAACAAAAGAAATGGGTCTACGTTCTTCCCTGCTTGAATCTCCCAAGGCTTCCCAGTGCTCCCAGAGCTATATTCAAAATTCAACACGCCCCAGTGTCTACTACCCCTTGGCCAAACTAAATTTCATGGCATTCCTAAAAGGAACTTAATGCAGAAGCTGTTCCTTCTAGTGGGAACACCCTTCTACCACAACAAGATTTCTCAAATTCTGACTTTTCTTCCAAAACCCAATTCAAAATACTGAGGAAAACAATACAGACACTTGCCATGAACCTTGTACCATGTTAAGTATGTGCATGATCTTGCTGTTTTTCCCAAAAACGCATTTTCCAAAGGTCAGAGGTGGAGGTGGTCCATCTGATTTGAGAGTCCATGCTCTTAGCCACTCACCCAACTGGCAActccttctcctcttccatttttgttCCATCCTTGGCTTAGTTGTGTGGTTTCCACAGTAGCCTTCCCTGAGCCCCTCTCTCCCTACCCCACCCTAAGGCAGGGCCAGATGGCTTCTCTGGGCCTCCACAATCCCCTAAACTTCCCTCATTTTAATCCTAACCCCTCTGCTCATGCTTCCCCCTTTCACAGCCCTGACCACTTTTAAGCTGTCCCTATTTGGGGATGTATGTCACCCCACTGAACTGGAAGCTCTGTGAGGGCAACACTGTGTTCCCAGCATCACTTGAAGCACAGGTTTGGCCTGCAGGAGGTGCCAAGTGAGTGTGTGTCAACTGACTTGAGTGAGGGCTCCTGAAGACCTGGGCACTGGGGCAGGGTTGAGGTCACCCAATGACTAGGAGGCCCCTTACCAGGCAAAGTTCCAGCTGGTCACAGAGTGCATAAAACTCCTCCAGACACTTGTCAAAGCGCTGTATGGGTCCATCGCTGCTCTTTCTGTAGCCCAAAAAAAGGGAAGGTGACTGGAGAATGGATTTCCAATCCCTAGAACATAGTGTCTACCTAACCAAGAATCCATTAGGAAACCAGGTATAGGCCCAGAAGTCTCCAGATGGGGCCTATAAGACTTTTCCTAATAGGAGATGCAAGAAGAGCAAGGCCAGGTGTTAGGGAGCTGGGTTTGAaaagaggaggaaagggaggTGGGTGGCTAGGGTTCAGGGGATGAGTTTCTAAGATTTGGGTGAAGATAGGAGACCATCCCGGGGAAAAACGACTACACTCACTGTCCGTTGTCAATGTTAGTGTTCTGAATCAAGTTCTGGGCTGCAACCTTCATCAAggtctagttaaaaaaaaaaaatgcattagtTGGAGAAACGTTAAGTGGACACTGATGGTAGGTCTACACTCTTCCTTAAGATTCATCCAATCTCAGGCCTCCTCTTCTATTAGCGTCTATCCTCCTGTTACTCCCTAACTCCCGCTTCCAAACCTGTGTATCAATAACCTGAGagtatttttccagaggcccACTCCCACCTGGGTCCTTGCCAGTAACCTCCAGGGCATACCTTACGGTCCTTCCTCACCCACCAATCACGGTCAAAAACGCTATACAAGCAAGTCCTTCCTTCAAGCTTTAACCACCAAAGCCTGGCATCTTTAAACTCCCTCCCACTCGAGTTCTGACCATTCCCGGGCTCAACTTCCGCACCGATCCCACCTCAGATTGTCAATCCGCAGAGCGCTTGGCCTCAACAGGACCAGTCTCACTCCTCTCTCCCGCTTAACGCTCTCTCCCTGTTCAAACAGCCCCTCCGTCCGAGCCCCTGTAATGGGAGAGCCAAACCCGGCTGGCTTCTTGCAGCTCCCGGCCTCACCTGTAGACTCTCCTTCAGCTGCGGGATGAGCATCTTGTAGCGCTGCACGGGGTCGAagtcctgctgctgctgctgcaagaGCCCGCTCTGCGAGGGGCCCACCAGCTGTGCCGGGGCTTGCGGCTGCTGCGGGGGACCAGGCCCACCAGCCGAAACGGCGACCGACACGCCAGCTGCAGAGGAGGCCGTCGACGCCGGCTGCTGAGACGCGGACATCTTCCTCGCTCAGCGCGCCAGAAGTGCGTCACATGAGCGTCTTCTTCTTTAGGCCCTATTTGCTAATTAGCTCCGCCTTCCTAAAAGTTCGACCAATGGGAGGAAAGACTCCCAACAGTTGCCTCTCAAATTCCCCTCCCCAACAGTTCAACCAATGGGAAGAAAGAGTCCCAACACTTGACTCTCAAATCCGACTTGCAGGCTGATACGGAATCACCAATCACAAGTGAAGTTTCCACCCCCGTCCCGCCCCTTATCCAGCCGCTCGCCAATCCGGGTGGGAATCCAATCCGGACTCTATTTCCCAGAAGGTCTCGGGGCCTCTGAAGCGACCTGTCTGGTCCTCAGCGTCTTGGCGGCCGGTGGTGGAGCGAGAGCTGCGACTCCGTCCGTGGCGCTGCCTGCGCGTTTACCTGAGTCTCCGCTGGAACTCCTCTCACCAGTTCACCTCATTCCGACCCTATACCGGTGGAGAGCGGCGCCAACCCGAGCCTTGCCTCTGATTAGGCGTCCGCCGAAGCCAGCACGCTCCTCCACATCTCGCGACTCGGCAACGAGCCGTTAGGGCTGCCGTCGCCCCGTCGCCATGGCGCCCACCATTCAGACCCAGGCCCAGCGGGAGGATGGCCACAGGTAGGCGCCACGCAGCGTGGCTGTACTACTTTCCCGTACGTCTATCCAGGTTTTGGCGAGGTGGGGAGTTGGGCGCGGGTGTCTGCCTGCAACGTCTCAAATCCCCCAGCCCTGCTTCTGACGCCAAACCTCGCCCCAAGTGCCGTGGCGTCACGGAGCTCTCGCCTTTCACGAAGTCGGGCTGGTTCTTCACAGGGACCCGATGTTGTCCGTTCTCCCTTATCGTGGAGTTTAGGGATTAAGCTCTTGGAGACTTTACCCAGAAAGTACATTGAGCTTATTCCTCCAAGCATTTGGAGACCCCTTTTCCCCAAAACAATCAAGTGGTTCTTGAAGCACTCGAGAAGACATCCCCTACAAAAAGGAATGAGCACTTGGCTTCATTTGTTAAAAcatttaggaacacttcctttaAAAGGAATTGGAATACTTCACTTTCTCCATTAAAGCACTTGGAGCACCCCTACCCAAAGGGATTAGCATTTGTCACCCCCTCCCCCTCCGTCCTTTAAAAGCTTGAAAAAGCTCCCTTCACTCTCCTGTCATCCTctccatctttcttttctttttctcttctctccatctttctatcattgtttttctcttaccCACCAGGCCTAACTCCCACCGGACTCTACCTGAGAGGTGAGCCCCACTATTTTTCCAGGATGGGTGGGTGAgtcggggctggcagcaggggccaGGTTTTGAGCTACTGTGTTCCCAGGTCTGGAGTGGTCTGCCGAGTCAAGTACTGCAATAGCCTTCCTGACATCCCTTTTGACCCCAAATTCATCACCTATCCCTTCGACCAGAACAGGTGAGACAGATGGGGGATGGGGAAACAATTCACTTAAGAATGAGTTTCTTGAGGACAAGGACCACTTCTCGTTGACTCCTCTCTTCTCAAGGGCCTAGAACAGTACCTAGCACATAACAATAGGTGCTCCATAAACATCTGTTAGTGAATGAAGCAGTGTCTGAGTCTCTTCCCACTGGAGGAGAGCCAGCCTTGTTTCCAATATGGGGGACACTCCGAGTTCCTCTCTAGAGAAGCTTAGCCTCTGGGAAGCAGGGATGTGAGTGATAAAGCTAAAAGCAGGAAACCATGATGGGCATGTTTCCACACCCAGGTTCGTCCAGTACAAGGCAACTTCCTTGGAAAAACAGCACAAACATGACCTCCTGACTGAGCCAGACCTGGGGGTCACCATCGACCTCATCAACCCTGACACCTACCGCATCGATCCCAATGGTGTGTGGGGCAGCAGGGAGGGCCAGCTGTAGGCCAGCAAAGGCCAGGCCTGGGCCTCCCTCATGGTCCTCCTGCCCTCTTGCTCTCCTCTAGTACTCCTAGATCCAGCTGATGAGAAGCTTTTGGAAGAAGAGATTCAAGCTCCCACCAGCTCCAAGAGGTGAGGTGAGGGGGTGCTGAGTGGGGACTGGCTCTGATGGGAGGAGGGTGTGGGGTCCTAAGGTGCCTGATCCTCTACCTCAGATCCCAGCAGCATGCAAAAGTGGTGCCATGGATGAGGAAGACAGAGTACATCTCCACTGAGTTCAACCGTTACGGCATCTCCAATGAGAAGCCTGAGGTCAAGTAAGTTGTGGATAAGAGGGCAGGTGGAGGTCTCAGGTGTATTCAATGGCCCCTAAAgctctttctctccactcctaGGATTGGGGTTTCTGTGAAACAGCAGTTCACAGAGGAAGAAATATACAAAGACAGGGATAGCCAGATCACAGCCATTGAGAAGACTTTTGAGGATGCGCAAAAATCAGTAATTGAAGGACTGGGATGGAGGGAGGCAGCCAACAGTGTGGCTCCAGAGCTTTTCCTCCTTCTCACCCCATTTTTGCCCCGGCCAGATCTCTCAGCATTACAGCAAGCCCCGAGTGACACCTGTGGAGGTCATGCCTGTCTTCCCAGACTTTAAGGTCAGATGCAGGGCAGAAGCAGAGGGGATAGCCTGCCATCTCTGCCCTTCCCAATCTAACCCCAGTGCCCTCCATCCCCCAGATGTGGATCAACCCATGTGCTCAGGTAATCTTTGACTCAGACCCTGCCCCCAAGGACACAAGTGGTGCAGCTGCATTGGAGATGATGTCTCAGGCCATGATCAGGTAACTGGCCCTGTTGCCCACCCTGGCCTGCTCAATACGACGTTGTCCTTGCTCTTCACTGTTCCTCTTCTTCCCCCAACCAGAGGTATGATGGATGAGGAAGGGAACCAGTTTGTGGCCTACTTCCTGCCTGTGGAAGAGACGTTAAAGAAACGAAAACGGGACCAGGAGGAGGAGATGGACTATGCTCCAGATGATGTGTGCGTGGGTTGGGATTAGGTTTTAGATTGAGAAGTCCCTCCTTTTCTTACTTATAGGAAAGCAACTGGGCTGACCCTGTTCTCCTCCTTAGGTATGACTATAAGATTGCTCGGGAGTACAACTGGAATGTGAAGAACAAGGCTAGCAAGGGCTATGAGGAAAACTACTTCTTCATCTTCCGAGAGGGTGATGGGGTTTACTACAATGAACTGGAGACCAGGTACCTAGCACATTCCTACCTCAGATTAGCCTGGGCCTGTGCTTTAGAAGCAAGATCCTGGGGTATACGAGAACCATTTTGGAAGTCAACTGTATGTAAGGATTTGTTACgtgcatttgggagcaaaaacAGCAATAACCTGCTCACACACATGGGGTGGACCTGGTTCTAACATGAGAACCCAGGAAGAATCTTTATATAACACTTTGGAGCTATTTAGAGCATTTGTGTAGGTCAGACAGCCAAGTTTCCCCTCATACTAAGAAGAGACTTCATAAGACAGAAAACATAGCCATAGCCAAAGCATGGAGTAAtgcataaaattaaatgaaacactgtATACCTAAGTTCAAAAATGTGACCCCCAAAACTTTCCCCTACTGGCCAAAAGTTTACTCCTTTGCCAGAGTACTTGGTTAAGGGTTGGGAAAGTGTGACCTTGAATTTCTATTTAAAGCAGACAGCACAAATTCTGGTCCCCTAAGCCAGGCAGGAAATGTAAAGACACAGTGGGCTG encodes:
- the MED29 gene encoding mediator of RNA polymerase II transcription subunit 29, whose protein sequence is MSASQQPASTASSAAGVSVAVSAGGPGPPQQPQAPAQLVGPSQSGLLQQQQQDFDPVQRYKMLIPQLKESLQTLMKVAAQNLIQNTNIDNGQKSSDGPIQRFDKCLEEFYALCDQLELCLRLAHECLSQSCDSAKHSPTLVPTATKPDAVQPDSLPYPQYLAVIKAQIACAKDIHTALLDCANKVTGKTPAPPTGPGGTL
- the PAF1 gene encoding RNA polymerase II-associated factor 1 homolog; the protein is MAPTIQTQAQREDGHRPNSHRTLPERSGVVCRVKYCNSLPDIPFDPKFITYPFDQNRFVQYKATSLEKQHKHDLLTEPDLGVTIDLINPDTYRIDPNVLLDPADEKLLEEEIQAPTSSKRSQQHAKVVPWMRKTEYISTEFNRYGISNEKPEVKIGVSVKQQFTEEEIYKDRDSQITAIEKTFEDAQKSISQHYSKPRVTPVEVMPVFPDFKMWINPCAQVIFDSDPAPKDTSGAAALEMMSQAMIRGMMDEEGNQFVAYFLPVEETLKKRKRDQEEEMDYAPDDVYDYKIAREYNWNVKNKASKGYEENYFFIFREGDGVYYNELETRVRLSKRRAKAGVQSGTNALLVVKHRDMNEKELEAQEARKAQLENHEPEEEEEEEMETEEKEAGGSDEEREKGSSSEKEGSEDERSGSESEREEADREEASDKSGSGEDESSEDEARAARDKEEIFGSDADSEDDADSDEEDRGRARVSDNDSDSGSEGDGQRSRSQSRSRSASPFPSGSEHSAQEDGSEAAASDSSEADSDSD